In Rhodothermus marinus DSM 4252, a single genomic region encodes these proteins:
- the bcp gene encoding thioredoxin-dependent thiol peroxidase, with amino-acid sequence MSENAMPEVGQEAPDFEGIDQHGRTIRLRDFRGRKVALYFYPKDDTPGCTKQACSLRDGYARLQEAGIVVLGVSADDANSHRRFAEKYGLPFPLIADPEAKICQAYGVWGERTLYGRKFMGIRRTTFLIDEDGRIRQVIRRPKVEQHADEVLKGFGLS; translated from the coding sequence ATGAGTGAGAACGCCATGCCCGAGGTGGGGCAGGAAGCCCCGGACTTTGAAGGAATCGACCAGCACGGGCGCACGATCCGCCTGCGTGACTTTCGCGGCCGGAAAGTGGCGCTCTACTTTTATCCGAAGGACGACACGCCGGGCTGCACGAAGCAGGCCTGCAGCCTGCGCGATGGCTATGCCCGGTTGCAGGAGGCCGGCATCGTGGTGCTGGGCGTGTCGGCCGACGACGCGAACAGCCACCGGCGCTTTGCCGAAAAGTATGGCCTGCCCTTTCCCCTCATTGCCGATCCCGAGGCGAAGATCTGCCAGGCCTATGGCGTCTGGGGCGAGCGCACGCTCTACGGCCGTAAGTTCATGGGCATCCGGCGCACGACGTTTCTGATCGACGAAGACGGCCGGATCCGCCAGGTCATCCGCCGCCCGAAGGTCGAGCAGCATGCCGACGAAGTGCTGAAGGGGTTCGGTCTGTCATAG
- a CDS encoding alpha-ketoacid dehydrogenase subunit alpha/beta, whose protein sequence is MDVAATTDLKALYRALLLPRVIEERMLRLIRQGRLSKWFSGYGQEAIAVGCAWALEDHDYILPMHRNLGVWTTRGVPLRPLFCQLMGRAGGFTKGRDRTFHFGLPERRIIGMISHMAAMLPVACGLGLAARLKREDFVVLAFSGEGGTREGDFHEALNLAAVWKLPVIFVVENNGYGLSTPAHEAIPVEDVADAAVGYGMPGEVVDGNDVLAVIDAVRRAAERARAGEGPTLLEMKTFRMRGHEEASGTKYVPKELFEYWRKRDPIDRFEAYLERAGVLSRAERKTIRAELEAEVREATEYALAQPEVESTPEAERADLFAPPFLALRAPKPTRRELRFVDAISEALRLAMEQDERVLLMGQDIAEYGGVFKVTEGFVERFGKERVRNTPIIESGAVGAALGLAIEGFKPVVEIQYADFISCAFNQIVNNLATTHYRWGQPVNVTIRAPFGGGLGAGPFHSQSKEAWFCHVPGLKIVVPATPEDAKGLLLTAIEEPNPVLFFEHKLLYRSVRGPVPEGIYHVPLGKARVARAGTDATIVTYGVGVHWALEEAAWWAERGVSLEVIDLRTLIPWDREAVLASVQKTNRLLVLHEATRTAGFGAEIAAEIAEVAFEWLDAPPVRVAAEDLPVPFARTLEEKIFSARPRLRPALVRLLRF, encoded by the coding sequence ATGGACGTTGCAGCGACGACGGATCTGAAGGCGCTCTACCGGGCGCTGTTGCTGCCCCGGGTGATCGAAGAACGCATGCTCCGGCTGATTCGTCAGGGGCGTCTTTCCAAGTGGTTCAGCGGGTACGGGCAGGAGGCCATTGCGGTCGGGTGTGCCTGGGCGCTGGAGGACCACGACTACATCCTGCCCATGCACCGCAACCTGGGGGTGTGGACCACGCGGGGCGTGCCGCTGCGGCCGCTCTTCTGCCAGCTCATGGGACGGGCGGGCGGCTTCACGAAGGGGCGCGATCGCACCTTCCACTTCGGCCTGCCCGAGCGTCGCATCATCGGCATGATCTCGCACATGGCCGCCATGCTGCCCGTGGCCTGCGGGCTGGGCCTGGCCGCCCGGCTCAAGCGTGAGGACTTTGTCGTGCTGGCGTTTTCGGGCGAAGGCGGCACGCGTGAGGGCGACTTTCACGAAGCGCTGAACCTGGCGGCCGTCTGGAAGCTGCCCGTGATCTTCGTGGTGGAAAACAACGGCTACGGGCTTTCGACGCCGGCGCACGAGGCGATCCCTGTCGAGGATGTGGCCGACGCGGCCGTCGGCTACGGCATGCCGGGGGAGGTCGTGGACGGCAACGACGTGCTGGCCGTGATCGACGCGGTGCGGCGGGCGGCCGAACGCGCCCGGGCCGGCGAGGGCCCCACGCTGCTGGAGATGAAGACCTTCCGCATGCGGGGCCACGAAGAAGCCTCGGGCACGAAGTACGTGCCGAAAGAGCTTTTCGAATACTGGCGCAAACGCGACCCGATCGATCGCTTCGAGGCCTATCTGGAGCGTGCGGGCGTACTTTCCAGAGCAGAAAGAAAGACCATCCGGGCGGAGCTGGAGGCCGAGGTGCGGGAGGCAACCGAATACGCGCTGGCGCAACCGGAGGTCGAGAGCACACCCGAGGCCGAGCGGGCCGATCTGTTCGCGCCGCCGTTCCTCGCGCTGCGCGCGCCAAAGCCCACCCGGCGGGAGCTGCGCTTCGTGGACGCCATCTCCGAGGCGCTCCGGCTGGCCATGGAGCAGGACGAGCGCGTGCTGCTTATGGGCCAGGACATTGCCGAATACGGTGGCGTGTTCAAGGTGACCGAGGGGTTCGTCGAACGCTTCGGCAAAGAACGGGTGCGCAACACACCGATCATAGAGAGCGGAGCGGTGGGGGCCGCGCTGGGGCTGGCCATCGAAGGCTTCAAACCGGTGGTGGAAATCCAGTACGCGGATTTTATCTCCTGCGCCTTCAACCAGATCGTAAACAACCTGGCCACGACGCATTACCGCTGGGGCCAGCCCGTCAACGTGACGATCCGGGCGCCGTTCGGCGGCGGACTGGGCGCCGGACCGTTCCATTCCCAGTCGAAAGAGGCCTGGTTCTGTCACGTGCCCGGGCTGAAGATCGTGGTGCCCGCCACGCCGGAAGACGCCAAAGGATTGCTGCTGACGGCCATCGAGGAGCCCAACCCCGTGCTTTTCTTCGAGCACAAGCTGCTCTACCGTTCCGTACGGGGACCGGTCCCCGAGGGCATCTACCATGTGCCGCTGGGAAAGGCACGCGTCGCCCGCGCTGGCACCGACGCGACGATCGTCACCTACGGCGTGGGCGTGCACTGGGCGCTGGAGGAGGCGGCCTGGTGGGCCGAGCGAGGCGTCTCGCTGGAGGTGATCGACCTGCGCACGCTGATTCCGTGGGATCGGGAAGCCGTGCTGGCTTCGGTGCAGAAGACGAACCGGCTGCTCGTGCTGCACGAAGCGACCCGGACGGCCGGCTTCGGGGCCGAGATTGCCGCCGAGATCGCCGAGGTGGCCTTCGAGTGGCTCGATGCGCCCCCGGTGCGCGTGGCGGCCGAAGACCTGCCCGTACCGTTCGCACGCACGCTCGAAGAAAAGATCTTTTCGGCCCGGCCGCGTCTGCGCCCCGCCTTGGTGCGCCTGCTTCGTTTTTGA